One window of Cellulomonas shaoxiangyii genomic DNA carries:
- the pta gene encoding phosphate acetyltransferase: MARTVYVMSAEGDTGKSVVALGLVDLLTRSVQRVGVFRPVARSTDERDYVLDLLLAHDGVDIAYDEAVGATYDEVIADPEAALSRIVARFHDVERRCDAVVVVGTDYTDVAGPTELAYNARIAANLGAPVVLVVNSANRTPEDVRHAVEVAGTEIAANHAQVVGVVANRCAPGALDDVVEALAGTAPVWALPESPVLYAPTLRQLMEAVEGELTGGDEELLGREVLDVLVGAMSVEHLLDRLQDGAVVITPGDRADVLLGLLMAHQADGFPSLAGIILNGGLAPAPTIQRLVEGLGSRLPLIRTQLGTFRSASAASRARGRVTRDSQRKVDTALALFERHVDGGALLAGLDVPRPEVVTPLMFEYQLLDRARGDRKHIVLPEGGDDRILRAASTLLQRQVADLTILGDEASIRARATELGLDLDEAQVIDPKSGEMLESFAATYTELRKHKGMTIERAREIVSSVSYFGTLMVQLGHADGMVSGAIHTTAHTIKPSFEIIKTAPGTNSVSSAFLMCLEDRVLVYADCAVIPDPTAEQLADIAISSAGTAAQFGIEPRIAMLSYSTGESGTGADVEKVRTATALVRERRPDLSVEGPIQYDAAVDASVAKTKMPDSAVAGRATVFVFPDLNTGNNTYKAVQRSAGAVAIGPVLQGLRKPVNDLSRGALVQDIVNTVAITAIQAQALSAPAAGAGEREVAQPEPRETPEPETAAPSVDPSTTHAPEAPAR; this comes from the coding sequence GTGGCCCGCACCGTGTACGTCATGTCCGCAGAGGGCGACACCGGCAAGTCCGTCGTCGCACTCGGTCTCGTCGACCTGCTCACGCGGTCGGTGCAGCGGGTCGGGGTGTTCCGCCCCGTCGCCCGCTCGACGGACGAGCGGGACTACGTCCTCGACCTCCTGCTCGCGCACGACGGGGTCGACATCGCCTACGACGAGGCCGTGGGGGCCACGTACGACGAGGTGATCGCCGACCCGGAGGCCGCGCTGTCGCGGATCGTCGCGCGCTTCCACGACGTGGAGCGCCGCTGCGACGCGGTCGTCGTCGTCGGCACCGACTACACCGACGTGGCCGGCCCGACCGAGCTCGCGTACAACGCCCGCATCGCGGCGAACCTGGGCGCGCCCGTCGTGCTCGTGGTGAACAGCGCGAACCGCACGCCGGAGGACGTCCGGCACGCCGTCGAGGTCGCCGGCACGGAGATCGCCGCGAACCACGCGCAGGTCGTGGGGGTCGTGGCGAACCGCTGCGCGCCCGGTGCGCTGGACGACGTGGTGGAGGCCCTCGCCGGCACCGCGCCGGTGTGGGCGCTGCCCGAGTCGCCCGTGCTCTACGCGCCGACGCTGCGCCAGCTCATGGAGGCGGTCGAGGGCGAGCTCACCGGCGGCGACGAGGAGCTGCTGGGCCGCGAGGTGCTGGACGTGCTCGTCGGCGCCATGTCGGTCGAGCACCTGCTCGACCGGCTGCAGGACGGTGCCGTGGTGATCACGCCCGGCGACCGCGCCGACGTGCTGCTGGGGCTGCTCATGGCCCACCAGGCCGACGGCTTCCCGTCGCTCGCCGGCATCATCCTCAACGGCGGGCTCGCACCGGCGCCGACGATCCAGCGGCTCGTCGAGGGGCTGGGCTCGCGGCTCCCCCTCATCCGCACGCAGCTGGGCACCTTCCGGTCCGCGAGCGCCGCCTCGCGCGCCCGCGGCCGGGTCACGCGGGACTCCCAGCGCAAGGTCGACACCGCGCTGGCGCTCTTCGAGCGGCACGTGGACGGCGGGGCGCTGCTGGCCGGCCTCGACGTGCCGCGGCCGGAGGTCGTGACGCCCCTGATGTTCGAGTACCAGCTGCTCGACCGGGCGCGCGGCGACCGCAAGCACATCGTCCTGCCGGAGGGCGGCGACGACCGCATCCTGCGCGCGGCGTCCACCCTGCTCCAGCGCCAGGTCGCCGACCTGACGATCCTCGGGGACGAGGCGTCCATCCGGGCGCGCGCCACGGAGCTCGGGCTGGACCTCGACGAGGCGCAGGTGATCGACCCCAAGAGCGGCGAGATGCTCGAGTCGTTCGCCGCGACCTACACCGAGCTGCGCAAGCACAAGGGCATGACGATCGAGCGGGCGCGCGAGATCGTCTCGTCGGTGTCGTACTTCGGCACCCTCATGGTCCAGCTCGGGCACGCCGACGGGATGGTCTCCGGTGCGATCCACACGACGGCGCACACCATCAAGCCGTCCTTCGAGATCATCAAGACCGCGCCCGGCACGAACAGCGTCTCCAGCGCCTTCCTCATGTGCCTCGAGGACCGCGTGCTGGTCTACGCCGACTGCGCCGTGATCCCGGACCCGACGGCCGAGCAGCTGGCGGACATCGCGATCTCGTCGGCCGGCACGGCCGCGCAGTTCGGCATCGAGCCGCGGATCGCGATGCTGTCGTACTCGACCGGTGAGTCCGGGACGGGTGCGGACGTCGAGAAGGTCCGCACCGCCACGGCGCTCGTCCGCGAGCGCCGGCCCGACCTGTCCGTCGAGGGCCCGATCCAGTACGACGCCGCGGTCGACGCCTCCGTGGCGAAGACGAAGATGCCGGACTCCGCGGTCGCGGGCCGCGCGACCGTGTTCGTCTTCCCCGACCTCAACACGGGCAACAACACGTACAAGGCCGTGCAGCGCTCGGCGGGCGCCGTCGCGATCGGCCCCGTGCTGCAGGGCCTGCGCAAGCCGGTCAACGACCTCTCACGGGGCGCGCTCGTGCAGGACATCGTCAACACCGTCGCCATCACGGCGATCCAGGCGCAGGCGCTGTCGGCACCCGCCGCCGGCGCGGGAGAGCGGGAGGTCGCGCAGCCCGAGCCGCGCGAGACACCCGAGCCCGAGACGGCCGCGCCGTCCGTCGACCCCAGCACGACCCACGCCCCGGAGGCTCCCGCACGATGA
- a CDS encoding acetate kinase, whose product MTATHGDAPRATVLVLNCGSSSLKYQLVDPVGGEAIASGIVERIGEEQASAKHMAHGETTRRERQVHDHGEALRLVLNLFDGVGPDLAAAHVVAVGHRVVQGGSRFDGPVLVTEDVQRTIEELSPLAPLHNPPNLTGIRVAQALLPDVPHVAVFDTAFFRTLPEAAATYAIDSEVAQRYRVRRYGAHGTSHQYVSRQVADVLGRPLEDLNQIVLHLGNGASASAVRGGVAVETSMGMTPLEGLVMGTRSGDIDPAVVFHLHRNAGMSIDEIDTLLNRRSGVKGLSGENDFRALHDLVESGDAQARLALDVYLHRLRKYIGAYHAVLGRLDVLTFTAGVGENDDVVRARVVEGLEAFGIEVDSERNAGRKSEPTVVSPDGAKVTVLVVPTNEELAIARQAMEVIGG is encoded by the coding sequence ATGACCGCCACCCACGGGGACGCGCCCCGCGCCACCGTCCTCGTCCTCAACTGCGGCTCGTCGTCGCTGAAGTACCAGCTCGTCGACCCGGTCGGCGGCGAGGCGATCGCCTCGGGCATCGTCGAGCGGATCGGTGAGGAGCAGGCCTCGGCCAAGCACATGGCCCACGGCGAGACGACCCGCCGCGAGCGTCAGGTGCACGACCACGGCGAGGCGCTGCGCCTCGTGCTCAACCTCTTCGACGGCGTCGGCCCCGACCTCGCGGCGGCGCACGTCGTCGCGGTGGGGCACCGCGTCGTGCAGGGCGGCTCGCGGTTCGACGGGCCCGTGCTGGTCACCGAGGACGTGCAGCGCACGATCGAGGAGCTGTCGCCGCTCGCGCCGCTGCACAACCCGCCGAACCTCACCGGCATCCGGGTCGCGCAGGCGCTGCTGCCGGACGTCCCGCACGTCGCCGTGTTCGACACGGCGTTCTTCCGGACGCTGCCGGAGGCCGCCGCGACGTACGCCATCGACTCCGAGGTGGCGCAGCGCTACCGCGTGCGCCGGTACGGCGCGCACGGCACATCGCACCAGTACGTGTCGCGGCAGGTGGCGGACGTCCTCGGGCGGCCCCTGGAGGACCTCAACCAGATCGTGCTGCACCTCGGCAACGGCGCCTCGGCGTCGGCCGTGCGCGGCGGCGTGGCCGTCGAGACGTCGATGGGCATGACACCGCTCGAGGGCCTGGTCATGGGCACCCGCTCCGGCGACATCGACCCGGCCGTGGTGTTCCACCTGCACCGCAACGCGGGCATGAGCATCGACGAGATCGACACGCTGCTGAACCGGCGCTCGGGCGTGAAGGGCCTGTCCGGCGAGAACGACTTCCGCGCGCTGCACGACCTCGTCGAGTCCGGCGACGCGCAGGCGCGGCTCGCGCTCGACGTGTACCTGCACCGGCTGCGCAAGTACATCGGCGCCTACCACGCCGTGCTCGGCCGCCTCGACGTGCTCACGTTCACGGCGGGCGTCGGCGAGAACGACGACGTCGTGCGCGCGCGCGTCGTCGAGGGCCTGGAGGCCTTCGGCATCGAGGTCGACTCGGAGCGCAACGCCGGCCGCAAGAGCGAGCCCACGGTCGTCTCCCCCGACGGCGCGAAGGTCACCGTGCTCGTCGTGCCGACGAACGAGGAGCTGGCGATCGCACGGCAGGCGATGGAGGTCATCGGCGGCTGA